The Anastrepha obliqua isolate idAnaObli1 chromosome 5, idAnaObli1_1.0, whole genome shotgun sequence DNA window attaacacagtatttttgcgtggaactctttatcgcgtaggcggccttcggccgcgcttcataaaaataaccctcatcagtcctactccggctacgcaatccacagtatttttgcgtagaactccttttcgcgtgggcggccttcggccgcacttcaaaaaaataaccctcatcagtccaactccggctacgcaatccacagtatttttgcgtagaactccttttcgcgtgggcggccttcggccgcacttcaaaaaaataaccctcatcagtccaactccggctacgcaatgcacagtatttttgcgtaaaactcctttccgtgttaaaaccattgaacccaaaattaaaacgtcatatgcgtgtatgtagtaagcaggcacaaaaacccccattcccatcattaacactaaactcaagtacttaatttttgttttcatttgcaggcatccggcaacaccatactgttgtaattccaatcttcttcttgttcgcgcttaaaattggaatgtgattgcataggcaaataaatttgcaattaattttgatagatataattagaatattagcataaaaatcggtacaaacccgcgtgtgagtgtatatttggtgatttatagtgaaatgttaaaaaatatagagtgtaatgtggcaaattatactgatgttcccaagggcattttgaatgtaaataattaaaaaattattatttcccgattaatttaaagttataaagagtgttccttaacacctcactaacatctccaccaagtttcattaaaaaaaacattatagtttgccagaaattccaagatcggcattgttctaaattccagcctaaaataatataaacaaaatatataatctactattatttggtaaaaatatattttattacaagAACTTAAatgtatttgcttttatttatcatttctaAGGTTGACGGGAACAACATTGCATATATTGGTATAAAATTGGATAGCCGCCTTGCCtggaaaagaatattttctcaaagaGGTACAAATAAACTTGAAACTTTCTTTGGTTAATTAAACGGGAATCGATATTTTTAACGAATTTTAGCGCTGAGTCCACACAAGATGACTTCTGTGATATGAtagctgatttatttttttctatgatttaGCGGCTTGAATGTCAAAGTGCCAAACTATGCTGTTGAAATTTTGACACTCaaaccaaattgcaaaaacaaaagtcaCCTTGTATGAAGTCGCCTTGAAGAGTTTGATCGATTCCAAAAAGTTGTGGTGTTAATAATTGATTATTTTGACACAAAAGTCGATTACCAAAGGGAATTTGAATGGTTTTTGTCAGCcctaaattataataacaaactgaTTGTGCGACaagattatttttgtttgtaatattttgcTAATAACAGTAATAACATAAGAAAGAAGTTATGTCAAAGAACAAGAAAAGGGCAGCTAGCTCCAGTTCCGAAGAATTGGATAGTGAGGAAGAAGACAGGTTAAAAGACCTTAAAGAACGCGATGAATTCGCTGAGCGTCTGAAGAAGCGGGATGAAGGTAAGGTGCGTAAGGTACTGGAATCCAGTGCCAGTCGAAAAGCTATTGAAGAAGCTGCAAAAAGGCTGAAGCTTGAACATGAAGATCGGGACAAAATTCTGCCTCAGCTTCGAGTGCAGTCTCGTCGGAAGTACTTAGAGAAACGAAAGGAGGACAAAGTAGCTGAACTCGAGGCGGATATTTTGGATGACGAATATTTATTTGACGACAAAATGTAAggcatgaaaataatttttaaactaatCTAATCTGTTTTTGCGTCCTAGTCTAAGTTCACGTGAACGGGAGGAACGCGAATACAAAAAGCAGTTGCTCCAAATAGCGAAAGAACATGAACGTGCGCGAGAGCTTGAGAGAATTCAGCGGTATCATATtcctcaaaacttaaaaaaaggagaaaaaggtAACTATTGCATTAAACTTTTGtttgaccatacatttttttggtcCGCTGTAAATATTTAGGTACATTATTTAAAGGAAATTTCATATCCCCAATTCATTCACATAAACAAGTTTTCTGTTGTGacaaggtaaaataaaaaaatctgccagACTTTggatatacataaattttataGGAATACTGCTGAAATGACAGTTCGTGACCAGATATAAATCTGGATCGCTCCGGTAATGTAGTACCGTTTGGCGCAAAAAAGTCTAAATGATGTCTTTTCTTTTTGCCTTAATGCATCCAACAAACCCATTTGTCTTcaagtacattttttatttaaaaaatggttcTATTTAGAGCAAATTTTAGTAGGACCACCTAAATGACAATTTCCTCCAGCTCCGACCAGCGACAAAAGGTGGTTAAATACATTATTCCCAAAACTTGTttggtataaaatttatatctaataaaaaattccataaaattttatattcttccATATTTTAAGAGGAGTATGTGGAGGTGGATGAACTGGAAAAACAGCCCAATTCGGAGCAGAAAAAATGGGAAGTTGAACAGTTAGCATCTGCACGGTTTCAATTTGGGTCCAAAGATGCCAAGATGAAAGAAGAGTATGAACTGTTGCTGGAAGATCAAATTGAGTTCATACAAGCGCTTACAATGGACGGTTCCAAAGATAGTTCGTCAAAAAAAGATGAAATATCTGAAGCAGATCGAAAGCGGATGACAATAGAGGAAACACAAAAATCGTTACCAGTATATCCATTTAAAGATGATTTAATAGAGGCTGTAAAGGAACATCAGGTGATAAGCAAATTCttctaaaacaaaaacgttttcgTTACATATATTCCCAAATATTTAGGTTTTAATAATTGAGGGAGAAACTGGTTCTGGTAAAACAACGCAAATCCCTCAATACTTGGTAGAAGCTGGCTTTACCAAAGATAAGAAGAAAATTGGGTGTACTCAGCCGAGACGTGTAGCCGCGATGTCTGTAGCAGCGCGTGTTGCTGAAGAAATGGGTGTTAAGTTAGGAAATGAAGTTGGATACAGCATCCGTTTCGAAGATTGCACTTCaggtataaatatttatttaacttttttcttttgctttctgAAGTCTATAACTCTTTGAACAGAACGAACAGTACTAAAGTACATGACTGATGGTACGTTACATAGGGAGTTTCTATCAGAACCGGATCTGGCCTCTTACAGCGTTATGATAATTGATGAAGCCCATGAACGCACATTGCATACAGACATATTGTTTGGCCTTGTGAAAGATATAGCGCGTTTTCGACCAGAATTAAAGCTGCTCATTTCCAGCGCGACATTAGAtgctgaaaaattttcaaagttcttTGATGATGCGCCCATATTTCGTATACCTGGGCGTAGATATCCGGTGagctacaaaaattaaatttaaaaataatttcaagaaatgcagtttaatacaatttaattaCTTCTTGTTCATTTTCAGGTGGATATATTTTATACGAAAGCTCCAGAAGCGGATTACATTGACGCCTGCTGTGTTTCGGTTTTACAAATACATGCTACTCAACCCCTGGGTGATATATTGGTATTTCTTACTGGTCAAGATGAGATAGAAACATGCCAAGAAGTTTTACAGGATCGCGTAAAGCGACTCGGGTCTAAAATACGTGAATTGGTCATCATACCAGTGTACGCAAATCTGCCTAGTGATATGcaatccaaaatttttgaacCTACACCGCCGAACGCCAGAAAAGTTGTGTTAGCAACAAACATAGCGGAAACTTCGTTAACTattgataatataatatatgtgatCGATCCCGGATTtgcaaagcaaaataatttcaattctcgAACGGGTATGGAATCATTGATGGTTGTACCAATTTCCAAAGCGTCAGCAAACCAACGAGCAGGACGTGCTGGGCGAACTGCTCCTGGTAAATGTTTCCGTCTTTACACCGCTTGGGCTTATAAACATGAATTGGAAGATAACACTGTGCCTGAAATTCAGCGCATAAACCTCGGGAACGCAGTGCTAATGCTGAAAGCGCTCGGTATCAATGATCTCATACACTTCGACTTTTTAGATCCACCCCCTCACGAGACGCTAGTTTTAGCTCTGGAACAGCTTTATGCACTGGGCGCCTTGAATCATCATGGCGAATTGACAAAGTTAGGTAGACGCATGGCAGAGTTTCCAGTTGATCCTATGATGGGAAAAATGCTATTGGCGAgcgaaaagtaattaaaaaatgcataataaatcttcaataaattaattcaatatttttaggtATAAGTGCTCCGAAGAATTGGTGTCCATAGCAGCAATGTTATCTGTGAACAGCGCCATTTTTTACCGGccaaaagataaaataatacaCGCCGACACTGCTCGAAAGAATTTTAATCACATGCATGGCGATCATCTAAGTTTGTTGCAGGTTTACAATCAATGGGTTGACACCGATTATAGCACACAATGGTGTTACGAAAATTTCATACAATATCGTTCCATGAAACGCGCTCGTGATGTTCGCGAACAATTGGTGGGCTTAATGCAGCGTGTTGAGATCGACATGGTTTCTTGTTTGCCCGAGACGGTTAACGTAAGAAAGGCCGTCACAGCCGGGTATTTTTACCATGTagcaaaattgtcgaaaaaTGGCAATTATAAGACAATAAAACATAATCAAACTGTTTTGATTCACCCCAATTCGTCGCTTTTTGAGGAGCTGCCCAGGTGGCTGCTATATCATGAACTTGTCTTTACAACGAAAGAGTATATGCGACAAGTGATTGAAATCGATAGCAAGTGGCTGCTGGAGGTTGCGCCACATTACTATAAAGCAAAGGAACTTGAAgattcgactaataaaaagatGCCCAAGGTTACGGGCCGTGCAATCATgactcaataaaatttttggtaagGGGAAAAGAAAAGGTCCTCAAAATAACTGTATAACctcaattatttcttttgatCTATATGTGTACAGTTCAGCTGATGTATTTCCTACAACCTTATGCGACCACGAAAGAACTGAACACACAGATACTAGTAGTTAGGTGTTTCATAATATGTAATACCTAGACATAATATTGGAAGTACTTATAGTTTGTTATCAATTGCACAAGTCATCATGTTTTAAGATTTTCAAATCTGAAAACTTTGCAATGAAGGTGAATGAAAGCGACTTTCGTTTGAAGGGAAGTTGCGAGTTTTTACatgatatatatttatttgttaaagtaaacaaataaaaatcaatattttgaaaaaaaagtgaaaatttaaattaaaacaagttaACATAAGGGAAATCTGCAAATATACACAGtccaatttaacttttttaaattctttgacGGTGATTTTGAAAGGCTTAAGTCAATCGGCCGGTCGATTCTAAACTATGCCGCGTCCATTGGCTCTCCAAGGACTAATATGACGCTGTGAACTCTGCGCCAGAGATTCCTTTTGATGTCCTCTTTCACTATGTAGCGAGTTTTTTTTTCTCGGATAAAGAGCACAAGTATGCAGATTAGAATCCTTGACATGTCGGttgtcatataaaaaaataacaaagaaatagtAATCGATACTTTTTTTCTACTGCTTATAACTGTACTAAAATATTTAGGCGCTAATTCAAAAATGATATATGGAAGCATTTTAAAGGcgttaatatttcgaaaactagTTTACtaccgttaaaaaaaaaattcttttggtgTAATTaccctttaatttttgtttgaatttctgaaaattACAACGAAAAATACGAATAAAGCTATATTAAACGTTTATCAGAAATTTACCATTtaagataatataaatatattttctttaaaacctgcATTCAATTACCTCCAGTTTGAAATACAAAATGTCTACTTTCAATTTTGCTTCTGACCGCATATGGAAGAAACAGCCTTCATCAGTCCAACTACGGCTACGATATCCACAATATTTCTGTGTATAACTTCCTTTTTCGTAGGCGGACTTTGGGCGCGTTTCAAAACGATATCTGTGATTTTGTTATAATTGCAAATGTTTACGCGAATTTTAATTCTCCCTTGCGCTAATAcgaattgataaaatttgtgttaattCATACCAATTAATTGCATTGCGAACACCCCTATTTCAAATTTCTTGTGTAATTGTACCTTATTTGATATCGAAAAAGTCGTTGCGGTAGCGCtacatttgtaataaaaacttcgaaaatatcgat harbors:
- the LOC129249399 gene encoding pre-mRNA-splicing factor ATP-dependent RNA helicase DHX16, translated to MSKNKKRAASSSSEELDSEEEDRLKDLKERDEFAERLKKRDEGKVRKVLESSASRKAIEEAAKRLKLEHEDRDKILPQLRVQSRRKYLEKRKEDKVAELEADILDDEYLFDDKILSSREREEREYKKQLLQIAKEHERARELERIQRYHIPQNLKKGEKEEYVEVDELEKQPNSEQKKWEVEQLASARFQFGSKDAKMKEEYELLLEDQIEFIQALTMDGSKDSSSKKDEISEADRKRMTIEETQKSLPVYPFKDDLIEAVKEHQVLIIEGETGSGKTTQIPQYLVEAGFTKDKKKIGCTQPRRVAAMSVAARVAEEMGVKLGNEVGYSIRFEDCTSERTVLKYMTDGTLHREFLSEPDLASYSVMIIDEAHERTLHTDILFGLVKDIARFRPELKLLISSATLDAEKFSKFFDDAPIFRIPGRRYPVDIFYTKAPEADYIDACCVSVLQIHATQPLGDILVFLTGQDEIETCQEVLQDRVKRLGSKIRELVIIPVYANLPSDMQSKIFEPTPPNARKVVLATNIAETSLTIDNIIYVIDPGFAKQNNFNSRTGMESLMVVPISKASANQRAGRAGRTAPGKCFRLYTAWAYKHELEDNTVPEIQRINLGNAVLMLKALGINDLIHFDFLDPPPHETLVLALEQLYALGALNHHGELTKLGRRMAEFPVDPMMGKMLLASEKYKCSEELVSIAAMLSVNSAIFYRPKDKIIHADTARKNFNHMHGDHLSLLQVYNQWVDTDYSTQWCYENFIQYRSMKRARDVREQLVGLMQRVEIDMVSCLPETVNVRKAVTAGYFYHVAKLSKNGNYKTIKHNQTVLIHPNSSLFEELPRWLLYHELVFTTKEYMRQVIEIDSKWLLEVAPHYYKAKELEDSTNKKMPKVTGRAIMTQ